The proteins below are encoded in one region of Brassica napus cultivar Da-Ae chromosome A6, Da-Ae, whole genome shotgun sequence:
- the LOC106346680 gene encoding cytochrome c-type biogenesis CcmH-like mitochondrial protein, producing MEKRDEDLKKAQMLDARARNISHNVRCTECGSQSIEDSQADVAILLRQLIRDEIGAGKTDKEIYSKLEDEFGETVLYAPKFDMQTAALWLTPVLIAGGTAAGLVYSKHRQRTNVHIMALDLIRGVSLTPKERVTILDLLIPPPPPPQGVASRLRRWLNLR from the exons ATGGAGAAAAGAGACGAGGATCTGAAGAAGGCTCAGATGCTGGACGCTCGAGCCAGAAACATCAGCCACAACGTTCGCTGCACTGAGTGTGGGAGTCAGTCCATTGAAGACTCACAGGCAGATGTTGCTATTCTCCTTAGACAG CTGATACGCGATGAGATTGGAGCTGGAAAAACCGACAAAGAGATCTACAGTAAGCTGGAGGATGAGTTTGGAGAGACTGTTCTTTATGCTCCCAAATTTGATATGCAGACAGCTGCATTGTGGCTAACTCCG GTTCTGATAGCTGGAGGTACTGCTGCAGGGTTGGTTTACAGTAAGCACAGGCAAAGGACTAATGTGCACATCATGGCGTTGGATCTTATTAGAGGTGTTTCATTGACTCCAAAAGAGAGAGTCACCATTCTCGATCTTCTTATTCCGCCTCCCCCTCCTCCTCAGGGAGTGGCTTCCCGGCTGAGGAGATGGCTGAATCTCCGTTAG
- the LOC106346678 gene encoding uncharacterized protein LOC106346678 produces the protein MEAAKERVGLLDKILPPALADAGLEDCALPPDSIHEAFRKAADAVKSRAASLFECDEEEGGCVADPRPGTETKPVLGGSDTIVVGGENGGDAGPCLVEKGNEKLEDAVVVAGEGGEGKSCGDGLRDLDVEGIESSGEERDQSEEDEEEERKPILVEGFV, from the coding sequence ATGGAGGCTGCGAAAGAGAGAGTCGGCTTGCTTGACAAGATCCTTCCTCCGGCGTTGGCAGACGCCGGCCTAGAAGATTGTGCTCTGCCGCCTGATTCTATACATGAAGCGTTTCGCAAAGCCGCAGACGCCGTGAAATCTCGCGCGGCGTCGCTTTTCGAGTGCGACGAGGAAGAAGGCGGTTGCGTAGCGGATCCGCGTCCGGGAACGGAGACGAAGCCCGTTCTAGGAGGTTCTGATACGATCGTCGTAGGCGGGGAAAATGGAGGGGATGCTGGGCCGTGTCTAGTCGAAAAGGGCAATGAGAAGTTGGAAGATGCGGTGGTGGTGGCGGGGGAAGGAGGAGAAGGGAAGAGCTGCGGTGATGGTTTGAGAGATCTAGACGTTGAAGGTATTGAGAGCAGCGGGGAGGAGAGGGATCAGAGTGAAGAAGACGAGGAAGAGGAGAGGAAGCCGATTTTGGTTGAAGGATTTGTCTGA